In the genome of Cyanobacteriota bacterium, one region contains:
- a CDS encoding RnfABCDGE type electron transport complex subunit D: protein MPAFPDARDYQILFLSLFLVLGLSTRDWTLKPEIIATAIVTCLVVQVIISHVVSAIRLPSSVSSARPSINVRSPLITALGLSLLFRTDRLDIMALAAGLAIASKFVFQFKGKHCFNPANFGIVATILLSHSGWVSPGQWGENAWYVAVFLATGGLVLQRVGRWDTSIAFLGVYGLLEVGRNLWLGWTWDVVGHRLMSGSLILFALFMVTDPRSIPNARIGRLLWAGAIAVLTFILRNYYFVSTAVFWALFALSPVTWLLDWWLPAERFAWRSSSTIQVEQQGVNSPYPPPLEAALVPQIAPLRSDAA from the coding sequence ATGCCTGCATTTCCCGATGCCCGCGATTACCAGATCCTTTTCCTTAGCCTGTTTTTGGTGCTGGGCCTTAGTACTCGCGACTGGACGCTCAAACCAGAGATCATTGCCACTGCGATCGTCACCTGTTTGGTTGTACAGGTAATCATCAGCCATGTCGTTTCTGCTATCCGTCTTCCCTCCTCGGTTTCCTCTGCTCGGCCCTCTATCAATGTGCGCAGCCCTCTGATTACTGCCCTGGGTTTGAGTTTGTTGTTTCGCACCGATCGCCTAGACATCATGGCTTTGGCAGCGGGGTTAGCGATTGCCAGTAAGTTCGTGTTTCAGTTCAAGGGCAAGCATTGTTTCAATCCGGCTAACTTTGGCATTGTAGCGACGATATTACTGAGCCACAGTGGTTGGGTATCACCAGGGCAATGGGGTGAAAATGCTTGGTATGTGGCTGTGTTTCTAGCCACAGGGGGCTTGGTGTTGCAGCGGGTTGGACGTTGGGATACCTCGATCGCCTTCCTCGGAGTTTATGGCCTGTTGGAAGTTGGACGCAATCTCTGGCTGGGCTGGACATGGGATGTGGTCGGGCATCGACTGATGAGTGGCTCCCTCATCTTATTTGCCCTATTCATGGTGACAGATCCGCGATCGATTCCCAATGCCCGTATCGGTCGCTTGCTGTGGGCAGGGGCGATCGCTGTGCTCACCTTCATCCTACGCAACTACTACTTTGTGTCCACTGCGGTGTTTTGGGCGCTGTTTGCCCTTTCGCCTGTGACCTGGTTATTAGATTGGTGGTTGCCTGCGGAGCGGTTTGCTTGGCGCTCCTCTTCAACTATTCAGGTAGAGCAGCAAGGGGTTAATTCCCCATACCCCCCGCCCCTGGAGGCAGCACTCGTCCCTCAGATTGCTCCCCTACGGTCTGATGCGGCCTAG